One Nitrospirota bacterium genomic window carries:
- a CDS encoding KUP/HAK/KT family potassium transporter — protein sequence MVKESAPWKGIIKSLGLVFGDIGTSPIYTLTVILLLIEPTQDNITGVLSLIVWTLIVLVTIEYAWLAMSLGKKGEGGTVVLKELLTPLLKNVWSARLVSTLSIVGISLLIGDGVITPAISILSAVEGARLIPGWENLTTNEILIAAGIIAIVLFLFQRKGTEKVASAFGPIMVIWFLCLSVSGVFSFLEFPHVLNAVNPYYGLKFLFNKGLSGFFILSEVTLCATGGEALYADMGHLGRKPIVRAWYFVFIALILNYLGQGAYVIKHPAAKNVLFEMMFHQAQFLYVPFLILSIMATVIASQAMISGMFSIVYQGITTRVMPMFKVDYTSEKLRSQIYIGFVNWFLLISVLFIMNRFRESSNLAAAYGLAVTGTMSLTGFFMTWIFFLKKQYIRSSFSCAVFIVDLIFFLSNMFKIPHGGYWSVIIASIPLSIILIYTAGQKRLYKSLKPVPLADFLPEYTEIYRTLNKIRGTVLYFARDMQLIPPYVVSTMFTANIIYEDNVIVSIRVTDEPFGVRGWPETEAAPGLRAFKIEIGYMEVIDVESILNINSIYEKTIFYGVEDIATRNFIWQIFSIIKRLTPAFVQFYALPSHKLRGVVTRIDM from the coding sequence ATGGTAAAAGAATCGGCACCCTGGAAAGGGATAATCAAGTCTTTAGGACTCGTATTTGGAGATATTGGTACAAGTCCAATTTACACACTGACCGTAATCCTCCTGCTTATTGAGCCAACACAGGACAACATAACCGGTGTTTTGTCGCTGATTGTGTGGACACTGATTGTGCTCGTGACGATAGAGTACGCGTGGCTTGCAATGTCTTTGGGTAAAAAGGGAGAGGGTGGAACTGTTGTGCTTAAAGAGCTGTTGACTCCTTTGTTAAAAAATGTCTGGAGCGCACGGCTGGTATCCACTCTTTCGATTGTTGGCATATCGCTGCTGATTGGGGATGGGGTCATAACGCCTGCTATAAGCATTCTTAGTGCAGTAGAGGGTGCAAGGTTGATTCCGGGATGGGAGAATTTAACCACTAATGAGATACTGATAGCGGCGGGGATAATTGCCATAGTGCTGTTTTTATTTCAGAGAAAGGGGACTGAGAAAGTGGCAAGCGCCTTTGGGCCTATTATGGTCATTTGGTTTTTATGTCTTAGCGTTTCAGGTGTGTTCTCATTTCTGGAATTTCCACATGTGTTAAATGCAGTGAATCCGTACTATGGGTTGAAGTTCTTGTTTAACAAGGGGTTAAGCGGTTTTTTTATCTTATCTGAGGTAACTCTTTGTGCTACAGGAGGCGAGGCTCTCTATGCCGACATGGGACATCTTGGCAGGAAACCTATAGTGAGGGCATGGTACTTTGTTTTCATAGCGCTTATCTTAAATTACCTTGGGCAGGGTGCTTATGTGATAAAACATCCTGCGGCTAAGAATGTGCTTTTTGAAATGATGTTTCATCAGGCGCAGTTCCTATATGTGCCGTTTTTGATTCTTAGCATAATGGCAACTGTAATAGCCTCTCAGGCTATGATTAGCGGTATGTTTTCGATAGTTTATCAGGGCATCACCACACGGGTTATGCCGATGTTTAAGGTGGATTACACATCCGAGAAGCTGCGCTCTCAGATATATATAGGGTTCGTTAACTGGTTTTTGCTGATTTCAGTGCTGTTTATAATGAACAGATTCAGGGAATCAAGTAATCTTGCCGCTGCGTACGGTCTTGCTGTTACGGGAACTATGTCACTTACAGGGTTTTTCATGACATGGATTTTCTTTCTGAAAAAACAGTACATTCGATCGTCTTTTTCTTGTGCTGTTTTCATAGTGGATCTGATATTTTTTCTTTCCAACATGTTTAAAATTCCGCATGGAGGATACTGGTCTGTAATCATTGCTTCTATCCCGTTATCAATAATACTCATATATACGGCAGGGCAAAAGAGATTATACAAGAGCTTAAAGCCAGTTCCTCTGGCCGATTTTTTGCCTGAATACACAGAAATCTACAGAACTCTGAACAAGATACGAGGTACGGTCTTATATTTTGCGAGGGATATGCAGTTGATACCTCCGTATGTGGTAAGTACAATGTTTACAGCCAACATAATTTACGAGGACAATGTCATTGTATCCATCCGTGTAACGGATGAGCCTTTTGGTGTAAGGGGCTGGCCGGAGACGGAGGCTGCCCCAGGGCTAAGAGCATTTAAAATAGAGATAGGCTACATGGAGGTTATTGATGTGGAGTCAATATTGAACATAAACAGTATTTATGAAAAGACCATATTTTATGGTGTGGAGGATATAGCCACAAGGAATTTTATATGGCAAATTTTTTCAATAATAAAACGGCTTACTCCGGCCTTTGTTCAGTTCTATGCCCTGCCTTCTCATAAACTCCGTGGAGTTGTCACAAGAATTGATATGTAG